One genomic segment of Phalacrocorax carbo chromosome Z, bPhaCar2.1, whole genome shotgun sequence includes these proteins:
- the LOC104046023 gene encoding E3 ubiquitin-protein ligase KCMF1 isoform X1, with the protein MSRHEGVSCDACLKGNFRGRRYKCLICYDYDLCATCYESGATTTRHTTDHPMQCILTRVDFDLYYGGEAFSVEQPQSFTCPYCGKMGYTETSLQEHVTSEHAETSTEVICPICAALPGGDPNHVTDDFAAHLTLEHRAPRDLDESSGVRHVRRMFHPGRGLGGPRARRSNMHFTTSSPGGLSSSQSSYSPSNREAMDPIAELLSQLSGVRRSAGGQINSSGPSASQLQQLQMQLQLERQHAQAARQQLETARNATRRTNTINVNTTLTQSTTTTNTSNTENSQQTIQNSQFLLTRLNDPKMSEAERQSMESERADCSLFVQELLLSTLMREESSSSDEDERGEIADFGAMGCVDIMPLDVALENLNLKESNKGNEPPPPPL; encoded by the exons GTGTCAGCTGTGATGcatgtttaaaaggaaattttcgAGGCCGCCGATACAAGTGTTTAATTTGCTACGATTACGATCTCTGTGCAACTTGTTATGAAAGTGGTGCAACGACGACAAGGCACACAACTGACCACCCAATGCAGTGCATACTAACAAGAGTAGATTTTG ATTTGTACTATGGTGGAGAAGCTTTCTCGGTAGAGCAGCCACAGTCTTTCACTTGTCCGTATTGTGGGAAAATGGGTTATACGGAAACATCTCTTCAAGAACATGTTACTTCTGAGCATGCAGAAACATCGACAGAAGTG aTATGTCCAATATGTGCAGCGTTACCTGGAGGGGATCCGAATCATGTCACAGATGACTTTGCAGCTCATCTTACACTGGAACACAGAGCTCCTAGAGATTTA GATGAGTCCAGTGGTGTTCGGCACGTACGCAGGATGTTCCACCCGGGCCGGGGTTTGGGAGGCCCCCGTGCACGTAGGTCAAACATGCACTTTACTACCAGTTCCCCTGGTGGGCTTTCATCTTCTCAGAGTTCGTATTCTCCAAGCAATAGAGAAGCCATGGATCCTATAGCTG AGCTGTTATCTCAGCTATCAGGTGTGAGGCGTTCTGCAGGAGGACAGATCAACTCCTCTGGCCCTTCTGCATCTCAGttacagcagctgcagatgCAACTGCAGTTGGAACGACAGCATGCACAGGCAGCAAGACAGCAACTGGAGACTGCACGCAATGCGACTAGACGCACCAACACGATCAATGTCAACACCACTTTGACACAATCTACAACAACCACCAACACATCTAACACAGAAAACAGTCAGCAGACTATCCAGAATTCCCAGTTTCTTCTTACAAG GTTGAATGATCCGAAGATGTCGGAAGCAGAGCGTCAGTCAATGGAAAGCGAACGGGCAGACTGCAGCCTGTTTGTTCAGGAGCTTCTACTGTCCACTTTGATGCGGGAAGAAAGTTCCTCCTCAGATGAGGATGAGCGGGGGGAGATTGCAGATTTTGGTGCTATGGGCTGTGTAGATATTATGCCTCTAGATGTTGCTTTAGAAAACCTAAATTTAAAAGAGAGTAATAAAGGAAACGagcctcctccacctcctctttGA
- the LOC104046023 gene encoding E3 ubiquitin-protein ligase KCMF1 isoform X2: MQCILTRVDFDLYYGGEAFSVEQPQSFTCPYCGKMGYTETSLQEHVTSEHAETSTEVICPICAALPGGDPNHVTDDFAAHLTLEHRAPRDLDESSGVRHVRRMFHPGRGLGGPRARRSNMHFTTSSPGGLSSSQSSYSPSNREAMDPIAELLSQLSGVRRSAGGQINSSGPSASQLQQLQMQLQLERQHAQAARQQLETARNATRRTNTINVNTTLTQSTTTTNTSNTENSQQTIQNSQFLLTRLNDPKMSEAERQSMESERADCSLFVQELLLSTLMREESSSSDEDERGEIADFGAMGCVDIMPLDVALENLNLKESNKGNEPPPPPL, translated from the exons ATGCAGTGCATACTAACAAGAGTAGATTTTG ATTTGTACTATGGTGGAGAAGCTTTCTCGGTAGAGCAGCCACAGTCTTTCACTTGTCCGTATTGTGGGAAAATGGGTTATACGGAAACATCTCTTCAAGAACATGTTACTTCTGAGCATGCAGAAACATCGACAGAAGTG aTATGTCCAATATGTGCAGCGTTACCTGGAGGGGATCCGAATCATGTCACAGATGACTTTGCAGCTCATCTTACACTGGAACACAGAGCTCCTAGAGATTTA GATGAGTCCAGTGGTGTTCGGCACGTACGCAGGATGTTCCACCCGGGCCGGGGTTTGGGAGGCCCCCGTGCACGTAGGTCAAACATGCACTTTACTACCAGTTCCCCTGGTGGGCTTTCATCTTCTCAGAGTTCGTATTCTCCAAGCAATAGAGAAGCCATGGATCCTATAGCTG AGCTGTTATCTCAGCTATCAGGTGTGAGGCGTTCTGCAGGAGGACAGATCAACTCCTCTGGCCCTTCTGCATCTCAGttacagcagctgcagatgCAACTGCAGTTGGAACGACAGCATGCACAGGCAGCAAGACAGCAACTGGAGACTGCACGCAATGCGACTAGACGCACCAACACGATCAATGTCAACACCACTTTGACACAATCTACAACAACCACCAACACATCTAACACAGAAAACAGTCAGCAGACTATCCAGAATTCCCAGTTTCTTCTTACAAG GTTGAATGATCCGAAGATGTCGGAAGCAGAGCGTCAGTCAATGGAAAGCGAACGGGCAGACTGCAGCCTGTTTGTTCAGGAGCTTCTACTGTCCACTTTGATGCGGGAAGAAAGTTCCTCCTCAGATGAGGATGAGCGGGGGGAGATTGCAGATTTTGGTGCTATGGGCTGTGTAGATATTATGCCTCTAGATGTTGCTTTAGAAAACCTAAATTTAAAAGAGAGTAATAAAGGAAACGagcctcctccacctcctctttGA